ATACCAAGAAGTATTTTACCAGAAGTTAAAGCTTCTTCAGGTCACTATGGTTATGTTGAGCCTGAATTTTGATCAAATAAAGCAGTTGGTAAAGTACCAATTACAGGTGTAGCTGGTGATCAACAATCCGCTTTATTTGGCCAAATGTGTACAGAAGTTGGAATGGTTAAAAACACTTATGGTACAGGATGTTTTACTCTTGTTAACACAGGAAATAAAGCAATTAAATCAAATAATAAGCTGTTAACAACAGTAGCTTGACAACTTCAAGGACAAAAAACTGTTTATGCTCTTGAGGGTTCTGTTTTTGTAGCTGGCGCGGCTATTCAATGACTTAGAGATTCACTGAGAATTTTATATAATGCAGCTGAAAGTGATTTTTATGCTTCATTAGTTAAAGATAATCAAAGAGTTTATGTTGTTCCTTCATTCACAGGGCTTGGAGCACCTTATTGAGATTCATATGCTCGTGGGGCTATTTTTGGTCTTGAAAGAGGAACAAAAAATGAACACATTATTAAAGCAACATTAGAAAGTATAGCTTACCAATCTAATGACTTGATTAAAGCTATGGAAAAAGATTTAGGTAAAAAAATTAGTCTTTTAAAAGTTGATGGTGGAGCTTCTAAATCAAATTATTTAATGAATTTCCAATCTTCAATTTCTAATTTAAATGTTGAAAGACCTAAAAATGTTGAAACTACAGCTATGGGAGCTTCATATTTAGCTGGTTTAGCTGTTGGTTATTGAAAAGACATTAATGAAATTAAAAAAATTGCTGAAATTGATAGACAATTTAAACCTTCATTACCAAAAGAAGAAGTTACTAAGTTATTAAAAGGCTGAGATTCAGCAATTAAAAGAACTTTAAACTGAGTGAAAGATATTGAATAATATGCAACACCTTGATATATTAGGGGAATTTCTTGGTACCTTAGTTTTAATTTTATTAGGTAATGGGGTTGGTATGTCTGTTAGTTTAAAAAGAATGTTTGCCAACCAATCAGGCAGATGACTCATGATTACTTTTGGATGAGCATTTGCTGTTTTAATGGGTGTAATTGTAGCAAGTTCATTAGGTGCACCGGGGCACATAAATCCTGCGGTTTCATTATTTGCACTATTTGGTGATAAAAAAATAGATAAATTTTTTGCTTATAGTGCTGTACAAATTTTAGGTGCTTTTAGTGGACAAATAATTTTATATATTATTAACTATAAACACATCAAAGAAACAGATGATTATGCAATTATTAGAAGCTGTAGTAGTACAAGTGGAGGTTTTAGTAACTTTAAAGAAAAAGGTCTTGCTCAAAACCTTATGTATGAATATGTAGCAACTTTAGTTTTAATAGGAATTATTTTTGCTTTAGGCAAAGGTGAAAATAAAAAATATTTCGAAAGTTTAGGACCTATTCCTGTTGTATTGCTTATTTCTTCATTAAGTTTATCATTAGGTAGTGTAACTGGCTATGCAATGAATCCAGCTCGTGATTTAGGTCCTAGAGTGGCTTTCCAATTATTTAGTATTTTTATTTGAAAACAAAAGAAAATTAATGGTGGTTGAGACTATAGTTTTGTTCCTATTATTTCTCCATTATTAGCCGGTACAACAATTGGATTATTTTCATTAATTTAATAATTTTACAAAATAAAAAAAACATCAAATATATAAATAATTAATATATGTTTGATGTTTTTTTAGATTATTGTTATTCAAATTCAATTTTTTTTACTTTTTTGATAAATAACAAGACTTTCTTTAATATTTATTTTTTCAACTAATCATTGTTGAAGTGATAAATTTCTAATAAACGCATCAATTTGGTTTTTTCTTTTGATATGTATAGTTGTGAAAAGAATACTAAAATTTGAATTAAATATATTTTTGTTTTATAATTTTTTAATAATTTTAAGTTTAAACTTTCACAAGTATTATTTGAATCTATTGTTTCACTAGAATTTAAGCTGTTTTTTCCTGAATATGTTTTGCAATGTTTTATTTTTTATTTTTTTTCTAAATTTTTTTAAATAAAAAATCATATTTTCTTTTAGTTATAATTATTAACTTCATAAATATAAAACATTTTTTATTTTTTCAACTTTTAATTCAACTTAATAAAGTGAATAGTTTAGCACTTTATTTCTATTGAATATACCAAAGGCTCTAATCTTAAAAACTTTTTTGTTTTTTTGTTTATTTCATAAGCTAAACTAAATATTTTTTCTACTGTTTACAATTTTTAAATATAAAGAAAAAATTATTTAAATAAAAATTATTTAAAAATTCATTTTTTAATAATTTTTATTCAGGCATTTATTTTTATCATAATATTTTTAATTATTAAATAGAAAGATTTTGATGCTTTAAACTAATTTTTATTGTTTTTTAACATTTTGAATTTTGTATATTGTTTATATTGTTATCACCATAAACATTACAAAAATAAGAATTACTAAAATAAAAATATAAAATAAAAAACTGCTTATTTTTGTGGTTTTTTTATTTTATATTTTCTACTCTTGTTTTTGCCCATTGGTTCTATTAAGTTTTCTTTTACCATTTTAGAAAGTATTTCTCTAACTCTAGAACGTTTCAAATTTAATTCTTTTTCTATTTCTGAAGATTTAAAATATTCATTATTTTTTGAAAAAGATAAAATTTTTTCTATATTTTCCTTTAAATAAGTTATTTTTTTTACTTTTAAATTATCTATATTGTTAAAAGTTGCTAATTTATTTGATTCTAATTTTTGTTGATAA
This Mesomycoplasma neurolyticum DNA region includes the following protein-coding sequences:
- the glpK gene encoding glycerol kinase GlpK: MNTKEKFIITLDEGTTSCRSLVVNKKGDIVAIAQNEFSQYFPNSGWVEHDALEIWNTQLSTMQSVKNKAQIKSSDIVALGITNQRETIVVWDKETGLPVYNAIVWQDRRTSDFCDKLIKENKTDFFREKTGLIINPYFSATKLKWILENVEVAKEKLAQNKLLTGTIDTWLIWKLTKGKVHATDVSNASRTMLFNIHTLDWDQEILDLLNIPRSILPEVKASSGHYGYVEPEFWSNKAVGKVPITGVAGDQQSALFGQMCTEVGMVKNTYGTGCFTLVNTGNKAIKSNNKLLTTVAWQLQGQKTVYALEGSVFVAGAAIQWLRDSLRILYNAAESDFYASLVKDNQRVYVVPSFTGLGAPYWDSYARGAIFGLERGTKNEHIIKATLESIAYQSNDLIKAMEKDLGKKISLLKVDGGASKSNYLMNFQSSISNLNVERPKNVETTAMGASYLAGLAVGYWKDINEIKKIAEIDRQFKPSLPKEEVTKLLKGWDSAIKRTLNWVKDIE
- a CDS encoding MIP/aquaporin family protein; protein product: MQHLDILGEFLGTLVLILLGNGVGMSVSLKRMFANQSGRWLMITFGWAFAVLMGVIVASSLGAPGHINPAVSLFALFGDKKIDKFFAYSAVQILGAFSGQIILYIINYKHIKETDDYAIIRSCSSTSGGFSNFKEKGLAQNLMYEYVATLVLIGIIFALGKGENKKYFESLGPIPVVLLISSLSLSLGSVTGYAMNPARDLGPRVAFQLFSIFIWKQKKINGGWDYSFVPIISPLLAGTTIGLFSLI